The following coding sequences lie in one Caproicibacterium argilliputei genomic window:
- a CDS encoding competence/damage-inducible protein A — protein MKAEIISVGTELLLGQVVNSDTAYVARELAALGFDIRYTCTVGDNAQRLAETLKNAFAHSDIVVTTGGLGPTDDDLTKQTCAAAAGKKLCCHEETRRRLEAYFEGRVCGPSQLNQAMLPQGCTVFPNDHGTAPGCGLTTEEGKILLMLPGPPRELVPMLRNYAVPYLSRWADGVIFSTSIRAFGIGEGSAAEKISDLMQGANPTAATYALENEMYVRVTAKAKTKEAAQALCDPLAEKVRQRLGGFVYGTDVASLEVVVVEELKKQHKLLATAESCTGGLLAQRITDIAGASQVFHMGLVTYSNAVKNLLLDVPQEILDTKGAVSPETAFAMAQGVRQKAHADFGVGITGVAGPKTSEEKPVGYILIALDDGERTYLRTMTGRGGRKDRDYLRHLASSNALDMLRRRLLGLPGIETAAYESR, from the coding sequence ATGAAAGCGGAAATCATCAGTGTGGGAACGGAACTTCTGCTGGGGCAGGTGGTCAATTCTGACACCGCTTATGTGGCGCGCGAACTGGCGGCGCTGGGATTTGACATCCGTTACACCTGTACCGTTGGCGACAACGCACAGCGGTTGGCGGAAACGCTGAAAAATGCGTTTGCGCACAGTGACATTGTGGTGACCACCGGCGGTTTAGGCCCCACGGACGATGACCTGACCAAGCAGACCTGCGCCGCCGCGGCGGGCAAAAAGCTTTGTTGCCACGAAGAAACCCGCAGGCGGCTGGAAGCGTACTTCGAGGGCAGGGTCTGCGGCCCCAGTCAGCTGAATCAGGCGATGCTGCCGCAGGGCTGCACCGTGTTTCCAAACGACCACGGTACCGCCCCCGGCTGCGGGCTGACTACCGAGGAAGGGAAGATTCTGCTCATGCTGCCCGGCCCGCCGCGTGAGCTTGTGCCGATGCTGCGCAATTACGCGGTGCCGTACCTGTCCCGGTGGGCGGACGGTGTCATTTTCAGCACCAGCATTCGTGCGTTTGGTATTGGCGAAGGCAGCGCGGCTGAAAAAATTTCCGACCTGATGCAGGGGGCGAACCCCACGGCGGCAACCTATGCGTTGGAAAACGAGATGTATGTGCGTGTGACCGCCAAAGCCAAAACTAAGGAGGCGGCGCAGGCGCTCTGCGACCCGCTTGCGGAAAAGGTGCGGCAGCGTCTGGGCGGCTTCGTGTATGGAACCGATGTGGCAAGCCTGGAAGTCGTTGTGGTAGAGGAACTGAAAAAGCAGCACAAGCTGCTTGCCACCGCGGAAAGCTGCACCGGCGGCCTGCTGGCGCAGCGCATTACGGATATTGCCGGCGCCTCACAGGTGTTTCACATGGGGTTGGTGACGTATTCCAATGCGGTTAAAAACCTGCTGCTGGACGTGCCGCAGGAAATTTTGGATACCAAAGGTGCGGTTTCGCCGGAAACGGCGTTTGCCATGGCGCAGGGCGTGCGCCAGAAAGCACACGCCGATTTTGGCGTCGGCATTACCGGTGTGGCGGGGCCGAAAACCAGTGAGGAAAAGCCGGTCGGGTATATTCTGATTGCACTGGATGACGGCGAACGTACCTATCTGCGCACCATGACGGGGCGCGGCGGGCGCAAAGACCGCGATTACCTGCGCCACCTGGCGTCGAGCAACGCGCTGGATATGTTGCGGCGCCGTCTGCTGGGGCTGCCGGGGATTGAAACGGCGGCATACGAAAGCCGTTGA
- a CDS encoding serine hydrolase domain-containing protein: MILDFVSQMKTVNLLMSLVQGNLEHCTPYPFVPNPEKPLPDRSLYGLETSTPEAQGVESAWMNGFFCALRDCCSIHVHSVAVLRHGKLIAEGSFKPYTAAYPHMQFSLSKSVVGMAVGLAVQEGRLSVENRLVDFFADAHLPFRSQKLGQVTVKHLLQMTAGVKYNEVFSETDRDWVRGYLASDCAFEPGTDFYYNSMNSYMLSAILRKVTGEPLVTYLMPRLFEPMQIPKPRWDVCPMGIEKGGWGLYLRTIDMAKLGQLYLQNGRWKCADGWRQLVAEQWVRDSVNGMVQTSPDCRDSGYGYQLWRFPIEKAFQYSGVYGQHVIVLPHLDAVVALTSGSQTFVTDEASTIIAQYFARDAQGFHKEPLPPNLRAVRRLQETLSHLYAVGQTAPPEAPRAAFPFLRKSRVPTLTLPPVPACVQPLDGRTYHLEGSFGSVMPLALQIFTNNFPPAVREVTFGFTPGMCHLCLRCGEENNTLSAGLENEPFRGSLTYSGETYPVGCSARATTDEEGRPALQLYVSFLQTPFTRVMKFIFYDETEKLLIRFDEQPSLSESTEMLLDLLGSDGGIRTHFQEEITKQKLRGQFRAVSLPKLHGVWQQAAQPPVAEEAETVPADGE, translated from the coding sequence ATGATTTTGGATTTTGTGTCGCAAATGAAAACGGTCAATCTGCTGATGAGTTTGGTGCAGGGCAATCTGGAGCACTGCACGCCGTATCCGTTTGTGCCCAATCCGGAAAAACCGCTGCCGGACCGCTCTCTGTATGGTTTGGAAACCAGTACGCCGGAGGCGCAGGGGGTGGAAAGCGCGTGGATGAACGGATTTTTCTGCGCCCTGCGCGACTGCTGCTCCATTCATGTGCACAGTGTGGCAGTGCTGCGCCACGGAAAGCTGATTGCAGAGGGCAGCTTTAAGCCTTACACGGCGGCGTATCCGCATATGCAGTTTTCTCTTTCCAAAAGCGTGGTGGGCATGGCGGTCGGGCTGGCGGTGCAGGAAGGCCGCCTTTCTGTTGAAAACCGACTGGTTGACTTTTTTGCGGATGCGCACCTGCCGTTCCGCAGCCAAAAGCTGGGGCAGGTAACCGTGAAGCATCTGCTGCAGATGACTGCCGGGGTCAAGTACAACGAAGTTTTCAGCGAAACCGACCGTGACTGGGTGCGCGGGTACCTTGCTTCCGATTGTGCGTTTGAACCGGGAACGGATTTTTATTATAACAGCATGAATTCCTATATGCTTTCTGCGATTCTGCGCAAAGTGACCGGTGAGCCGCTGGTCACTTACCTGATGCCGCGCTTGTTTGAGCCGATGCAGATTCCCAAGCCGCGCTGGGACGTTTGCCCAATGGGAATTGAAAAGGGCGGCTGGGGGCTGTATCTGCGCACGATTGACATGGCGAAATTAGGGCAGCTTTACCTGCAGAACGGCCGCTGGAAATGCGCGGACGGCTGGCGGCAGCTGGTTGCGGAGCAGTGGGTTCGCGACAGCGTGAACGGCATGGTGCAGACCAGCCCCGACTGCCGCGACAGCGGCTATGGCTATCAGCTTTGGCGCTTTCCGATTGAAAAAGCCTTTCAGTACAGCGGCGTGTACGGGCAGCACGTGATTGTGCTGCCGCACCTGGATGCGGTGGTTGCGCTGACCAGCGGCAGCCAGACGTTTGTTACGGATGAAGCCAGTACCATCATTGCACAGTATTTCGCGCGGGATGCGCAGGGCTTTCACAAGGAACCGCTGCCGCCGAATCTTCGCGCGGTGCGCCGGCTGCAGGAAACGCTTTCGCATTTGTATGCGGTGGGTCAAACAGCGCCGCCGGAAGCGCCGCGTGCGGCATTTCCCTTTTTGCGAAAAAGCCGTGTACCGACGCTCACGCTGCCGCCGGTGCCGGCGTGCGTACAGCCGCTGGACGGCCGGACGTACCATTTGGAGGGCAGTTTCGGCTCGGTGATGCCGCTTGCGCTGCAGATTTTCACCAACAATTTTCCACCTGCGGTTCGGGAAGTGACCTTTGGCTTTACGCCGGGAATGTGCCACCTCTGCCTGCGCTGCGGGGAAGAGAACAACACGCTTTCCGCCGGACTGGAAAACGAGCCGTTTCGCGGAAGCCTGACATACAGCGGAGAAACTTATCCGGTGGGCTGTTCCGCCCGCGCCACAACGGATGAGGAGGGCAGGCCGGCTTTGCAGCTCTATGTTTCTTTTCTGCAGACGCCCTTTACCCGCGTAATGAAATTTATCTTTTATGATGAAACCGAAAAACTTCTGATTCGCTTTGACGAGCAGCCGAGCCTGTCGGAATCCACAGAAATGCTGCTGGATCTTTTGGGCAGCGACGGTGGAATTCGAACCCACTTTCAGGAGGAAATAACCAAACAAAAACTGCGCGGTCAGTTCCGGGCGGTTTCACTGCCAAAATTGCACGGCGTTTGGCAGCAGGCGGCGCAGCCGCCTGTTGCGGAAGAAGCGGAAACCGTCCCTGCCGACGGCGAATAG
- the nifJ gene encoding pyruvate:ferredoxin (flavodoxin) oxidoreductase produces MDSRKMKTMDGNTAAAHVSYAFTDVAAIYPITPSSPMADETDKYAAADRENLFGQKVKVTEMQSEAGAAGAVHGALAAGALTTTYTASQGLLLMIPNMYKIAGELLPGVIHCAARSLATHALCIFGDHSDIYACRQTGFAMLCSNSPQEAMDLGAVAHLAAIKGRVPFLHFFDGFRTSHEVQKIHIWDYKDLDDMLDHDAVDAFRRRALNPEHPVTRGTAQNDDIFFQASEASNPYYDALPEIVVEYMNKVNAKIDTDYKPFNYYGAPDAEEVIIAMGSVCEAAEEVVDYLCAAGEKVGLVKVHLYRPFVPKYLLDVLPSTVKKISVLDRTREPGSIGEPLYLDILAAFAGTPFQNTPVYTGRYGLGSKDTTPGDLVAVYRNMEAAEPKKRFTIGINDDVTHLSLPVKENPDTTPKGTHSCKFWGLGADGTVGANKNSIKIIGDHTDMYAQGYFAYDSKKSGGLTVSHLRFGDKPIKSTYYISKADFVACHKASYVYEYDMVQDLKDGGSFLLNCEWSDDELDEKLPGKMKKYIADHSINFYTIDGVKLGKEIGLGKRINTILQSAFFSIANIIPGEKAAQYMKDAATKSYSKKGQKIVDMNHAAIDRGAQEYHKVNVPASWKTAAEDAKAAKVSCENKDTEKYVNDVMIPSNKYKGNELPVSTFVDMADGTVPAGSAAYEKRGIAIDVPEWNPDNCIQCNFCSYVCPHGVIRPVALTAEEAAKMPASQKTKDMTGMPGMKFAVTISPYDCQGCGSCANVCPGMKGNKALVMKPMDEEIFAEEGFVAGQKIDVKPEVLAKFKETTVKGSQFKQPLLEFSGACAGCGETPYAKLATQLFGDRMYIANATGCSSIWGASAPSTPYTRNKRGFGPAWDNSLFEDNAEFGLGMTLAQNAIRGRLQSYIEQIMSSDKTSAALKTACQNYLDTKDSSTDNRAATDALIPELEKAAAAGCELSKKTLADKDYLAKKSMWIFGGDGWCYDIGFGGVDHVLASGEDVNILVFDTEVYSNTGGQASKSTPAGAVAQFAATGKATKKKDLPGIAMTYGYVYVAHVAMGADMNQCIKAFHEAESYHGPSIIIAYAPCINHGIKGGMSIAQTEEKKAVQAGYWKLFRYDPRLTDEGKNPFHLDSKAPTANYRDFIMGEVRYNSLTRAFPDRAEKLFAAAEKDAKEDFEHLEELAKQ; encoded by the coding sequence ATGGATTCTAGGAAAATGAAAACCATGGATGGCAACACCGCTGCCGCGCATGTTTCGTATGCGTTTACGGATGTCGCTGCCATCTACCCCATCACCCCGTCTTCACCGATGGCTGATGAGACTGACAAGTATGCGGCTGCAGACCGCGAAAACCTTTTTGGCCAAAAGGTCAAAGTAACAGAAATGCAATCTGAAGCCGGTGCGGCGGGTGCTGTTCACGGTGCTCTGGCCGCCGGTGCCCTGACCACCACTTACACTGCTTCTCAGGGCCTTCTGCTGATGATTCCGAATATGTACAAAATCGCCGGCGAGCTGCTTCCGGGCGTCATTCACTGCGCCGCCCGTTCCCTGGCAACCCATGCGCTGTGCATCTTCGGCGACCACTCCGACATTTACGCCTGCCGCCAGACCGGCTTTGCCATGCTGTGCTCCAACAGCCCGCAAGAGGCCATGGATCTGGGCGCAGTTGCGCATCTGGCTGCCATTAAGGGCCGCGTGCCGTTCCTGCACTTCTTCGACGGCTTCCGTACTTCTCACGAAGTGCAGAAGATCCACATCTGGGACTACAAAGATTTGGACGATATGCTTGACCATGACGCTGTCGATGCTTTCCGCCGCCGTGCACTGAACCCGGAGCATCCGGTAACCCGCGGCACTGCCCAGAACGATGATATTTTCTTCCAGGCAAGCGAAGCTTCCAACCCCTACTACGATGCCCTTCCGGAAATCGTTGTGGAGTATATGAATAAAGTCAATGCAAAGATTGACACAGACTACAAGCCGTTTAACTACTACGGCGCACCGGATGCAGAGGAAGTCATCATTGCGATGGGCTCTGTCTGCGAAGCTGCAGAAGAAGTTGTTGACTACCTTTGCGCTGCCGGCGAAAAGGTCGGTCTGGTGAAGGTTCACCTGTACCGTCCGTTTGTTCCGAAGTATCTGCTCGATGTCCTGCCGAGCACTGTCAAGAAGATTTCCGTGCTTGACCGCACCCGTGAGCCCGGCTCCATCGGTGAGCCGCTGTACCTGGATATTCTGGCTGCCTTCGCAGGCACTCCGTTCCAGAACACACCGGTTTACACCGGCCGCTACGGCCTCGGCTCCAAGGACACAACCCCCGGCGACCTTGTTGCTGTGTACCGCAACATGGAAGCTGCCGAACCGAAGAAGCGCTTCACCATTGGTATCAACGACGATGTCACGCATCTGTCCCTGCCTGTTAAGGAAAATCCCGACACGACCCCGAAGGGCACGCACTCCTGCAAATTCTGGGGCTTGGGCGCTGACGGCACCGTCGGTGCAAACAAGAACTCCATTAAGATTATCGGCGACCACACCGATATGTACGCACAGGGCTACTTTGCTTATGATTCTAAGAAATCCGGCGGCCTGACGGTTTCCCATCTGCGTTTTGGCGACAAGCCGATTAAGTCCACGTATTATATCAGCAAGGCTGATTTTGTTGCCTGCCACAAGGCTTCCTATGTCTATGAATATGACATGGTGCAGGATCTGAAAGACGGCGGCAGCTTCCTGCTCAACTGCGAGTGGAGCGATGATGAGTTAGACGAAAAGCTTCCCGGCAAGATGAAGAAATACATTGCCGACCACAGCATCAACTTCTACACCATTGACGGTGTGAAGCTTGGCAAGGAAATCGGCTTGGGCAAGCGCATTAACACCATTCTGCAGTCCGCTTTCTTCTCCATTGCCAACATCATTCCCGGCGAGAAGGCAGCCCAGTACATGAAGGACGCTGCTACTAAGTCCTATAGCAAAAAGGGTCAGAAGATTGTTGACATGAACCACGCCGCAATTGACCGCGGCGCGCAGGAGTATCACAAGGTCAACGTACCGGCCAGCTGGAAAACCGCGGCGGAAGACGCCAAGGCTGCAAAGGTTTCCTGTGAAAACAAGGACACCGAAAAGTACGTCAACGACGTGATGATTCCTTCCAATAAATACAAGGGCAACGAGCTGCCGGTTTCCACTTTCGTGGATATGGCTGACGGCACGGTTCCGGCAGGCTCCGCTGCTTATGAGAAGCGCGGCATTGCCATCGATGTTCCGGAATGGAATCCGGACAACTGCATCCAGTGTAACTTCTGCTCCTATGTCTGCCCGCACGGCGTTATCCGTCCGGTCGCTCTGACAGCAGAAGAGGCTGCAAAGATGCCTGCAAGCCAGAAGACCAAGGATATGACCGGTATGCCCGGCATGAAGTTCGCAGTCACCATTTCTCCGTACGACTGCCAGGGCTGCGGCAGCTGCGCAAATGTCTGCCCCGGTATGAAGGGCAACAAGGCACTGGTCATGAAGCCAATGGACGAAGAAATCTTCGCAGAAGAAGGCTTTGTCGCCGGTCAGAAGATCGACGTCAAGCCGGAAGTGCTTGCAAAGTTCAAGGAAACAACCGTCAAGGGCAGCCAGTTCAAACAGCCGCTGCTTGAGTTCTCCGGCGCTTGCGCAGGCTGCGGTGAAACACCTTACGCCAAGCTGGCAACCCAGCTGTTTGGCGACCGGATGTATATTGCAAACGCAACCGGCTGCTCCTCCATTTGGGGCGCATCCGCACCGTCCACACCTTACACCCGTAACAAGCGCGGCTTCGGCCCGGCATGGGACAACTCCCTGTTTGAGGACAACGCCGAGTTTGGTCTGGGCATGACCCTGGCGCAGAACGCGATTCGCGGCCGTCTGCAGAGCTACATCGAGCAGATTATGAGCAGCGACAAAACTTCTGCAGCCCTGAAGACTGCCTGCCAGAACTACCTGGACACCAAGGACAGCAGCACAGACAACCGCGCCGCAACGGATGCCCTGATTCCGGAACTGGAAAAAGCTGCAGCTGCTGGCTGTGAGCTTTCCAAGAAGACACTGGCTGACAAAGACTACCTCGCAAAGAAGTCCATGTGGATCTTCGGCGGCGACGGCTGGTGCTATGACATCGGCTTCGGCGGCGTTGACCATGTGCTTGCTTCCGGCGAAGATGTCAACATTCTCGTATTCGACACCGAGGTTTATTCCAACACCGGCGGACAGGCTTCCAAGTCCACTCCGGCAGGCGCTGTTGCACAGTTCGCTGCAACCGGCAAGGCCACGAAGAAGAAAGACCTGCCCGGCATCGCAATGACCTACGGCTACGTTTATGTTGCACACGTTGCAATGGGTGCTGACATGAACCAGTGCATCAAGGCATTCCACGAAGCAGAAAGCTACCATGGCCCGTCCATCATCATTGCTTATGCTCCCTGCATCAACCACGGCATTAAGGGCGGCATGAGCATTGCACAGACCGAAGAGAAAAAGGCTGTGCAGGCTGGCTACTGGAAGCTGTTCCGTTATGACCCGCGTCTGACCGATGAGGGCAAGAACCCGTTCCACCTCGACAGCAAGGCTCCGACCGCTAACTACCGTGACTTCATCATGGGTGAAGTCCGTTACAACAGCCTGACCCGTGCATTCCCGGATCGCGCTGAAAAGCTGTTTGCAGCCGCTGAGAAAGATGCGAAGGAAGATTTCGAGCATCTTGAGGAATTGGCTAAACAATAA
- a CDS encoding cysteine desulfurase family protein → MQQIYLDNSSTTRVCPEAADAVLKAMTETFGNPSSLHALGFAAQQALTTARAQVAAALSAKPEEITFTSGGTESNNLAVFGAAEARRKRGSRIVTTAMEHPSVLLPMQELEKQGFEVVYLKPDQTGNISTQQLFEAVNQDTILVSMMAVNNEVGSILPIDDARAAIDRAKAPALLHVDAVQAFGKLNLRPGRRGVDLMTVSSHKIHGPKGAGALFVRKGVHIAARTFGGGQERNLRPGTEAMPALCGFGAACAALPDTEAELQAIARLNRCLREKLAALPEVMVNSGDDALPYVLNLSAGRVKAQTMLNFLSTRGIYVSSGSACAKGARSHVLTALGLPHERIDTALRVSFCRYNTEEDCAAFAQVLQEGLRTLQKAD, encoded by the coding sequence TTGCAGCAGATCTATCTGGACAATTCTTCCACCACGCGTGTCTGCCCGGAAGCGGCGGACGCGGTGCTCAAGGCGATGACGGAAACATTCGGAAACCCTTCGTCCCTGCACGCGCTCGGCTTTGCTGCACAGCAGGCTCTGACTACGGCGCGGGCGCAGGTAGCAGCGGCGCTTTCCGCCAAACCGGAGGAGATTACGTTTACCTCCGGCGGTACGGAAAGCAACAATCTGGCGGTGTTCGGCGCGGCAGAGGCGCGCCGCAAACGCGGCAGCCGCATTGTTACCACTGCGATGGAGCACCCAAGCGTGCTGCTGCCCATGCAGGAACTGGAAAAGCAGGGATTTGAGGTCGTTTACCTGAAGCCGGACCAGACGGGAAACATTTCGACACAGCAGCTGTTTGAGGCGGTGAATCAGGACACGATTCTGGTCAGTATGATGGCGGTTAACAACGAAGTGGGCAGCATCCTGCCGATTGACGATGCGCGTGCGGCGATTGACCGCGCCAAGGCGCCCGCCCTGCTGCACGTGGATGCGGTGCAGGCGTTTGGCAAGCTGAATCTGCGTCCCGGCCGACGCGGGGTGGATCTGATGACGGTCAGCTCTCACAAAATCCACGGTCCCAAGGGCGCTGGTGCCCTGTTTGTGCGCAAGGGCGTGCACATTGCTGCCCGCACCTTTGGTGGTGGGCAGGAGCGGAACCTGCGCCCGGGCACCGAGGCCATGCCGGCACTCTGCGGGTTTGGCGCGGCCTGCGCGGCGCTGCCGGATACAGAGGCGGAACTGCAAGCGATTGCGCGGCTGAACCGTTGCCTGCGTGAAAAACTGGCTGCCCTGCCGGAAGTTATGGTAAATAGCGGCGATGATGCGCTGCCCTATGTGCTGAACCTTTCGGCAGGGCGGGTGAAGGCGCAGACCATGCTGAATTTCCTTTCAACGCGCGGCATTTACGTATCCTCCGGCTCAGCCTGCGCCAAGGGTGCCAGAAGCCATGTACTTACAGCGCTGGGACTTCCGCACGAGCGGATTGACACCGCGCTGCGTGTCAGTTTCTGCCGGTACAACACCGAGGAGGACTGTGCGGCATTTGCCCAGGTACTGCAGGAGGGGCTGCGTACGCTGCAGAAAGCGGACTGA
- the thiI gene encoding tRNA uracil 4-sulfurtransferase ThiI, whose product MKEIILIKLGELVLKGLNRRVFEDQLLRNLRRKLEPLGSFDVRSRQSTITVTPQGNVDFDEAVDRVGRVFGIATYTRAGVASKDMEAIKSAAADYLRRDLLAAKTFKVEAKRSDKRFPMNSPAICAEMGGYLLEQFPNLSVDVHEPDITVYVEVRDFGAYIHSNPVRGAGGIPVGTGGKAAVLISGGIDSPVASWQMARRGLELTAVHFASPPYTSDRAEQKVVDLLTQVAAYAGRIPMFTVQFAHVQEEIRDKCPEDLFTLLMRRFMMRVSERIAQKEACLALITGESLGQVASQTLQAICCTDACVSMPVFRPLIGSDKIDIVDTARKIGTFDISIEPYEDCCTVFTPKHPRTRPQLDALVRAEQLLDVESLVEECVQTASVRIIHAK is encoded by the coding sequence ATGAAAGAAATTATTTTAATTAAATTAGGCGAACTGGTTCTCAAGGGGCTGAACCGCCGTGTGTTTGAAGATCAGCTTCTGCGCAACCTGCGCCGCAAGCTGGAGCCGCTCGGTTCGTTTGACGTACGCTCCCGCCAGTCCACCATTACGGTGACACCGCAGGGAAATGTGGACTTTGATGAAGCGGTAGACCGTGTCGGTCGTGTGTTTGGCATTGCCACCTACACGCGCGCGGGTGTAGCGTCGAAGGATATGGAAGCCATCAAATCTGCTGCGGCAGACTACCTGCGGCGCGACCTGTTGGCGGCAAAGACCTTTAAAGTGGAAGCGAAGCGCTCAGACAAACGCTTTCCGATGAATTCTCCCGCCATTTGTGCCGAGATGGGCGGGTATCTGTTAGAGCAGTTCCCGAACCTTTCGGTGGATGTGCATGAGCCGGACATTACCGTGTATGTAGAGGTGCGCGATTTTGGCGCTTACATCCACAGCAATCCGGTGCGTGGCGCGGGCGGTATTCCGGTGGGCACCGGCGGCAAGGCAGCTGTGCTTATCAGCGGCGGCATTGACAGTCCGGTGGCGTCCTGGCAGATGGCGCGGCGCGGACTGGAACTGACCGCGGTGCATTTTGCAAGCCCGCCGTATACCAGTGACCGCGCGGAGCAGAAGGTGGTTGACCTGCTGACACAGGTGGCAGCCTATGCGGGACGCATTCCGATGTTTACGGTACAGTTTGCGCACGTACAGGAAGAAATCCGGGACAAATGCCCGGAAGACCTGTTCACCCTGCTGATGCGCCGCTTTATGATGCGTGTTTCCGAGCGGATTGCGCAGAAAGAGGCGTGCCTTGCGCTGATTACCGGCGAAAGTTTGGGGCAGGTTGCCAGCCAGACGCTGCAGGCCATCTGTTGCACGGATGCGTGCGTTTCCATGCCGGTTTTCCGTCCGCTCATCGGTTCTGATAAAATCGACATTGTAGACACTGCGCGGAAAATCGGTACGTTTGACATTTCTATTGAGCCGTACGAGGACTGCTGCACGGTCTTTACACCGAAGCATCCGCGTACCCGCCCACAGCTGGACGCGCTGGTTCGTGCGGAGCAGCTGCTGGATGTGGAGTCGCTGGTGGAGGAGTGCGTGCAGACCGCGTCTGTGCGCATTATCCACGCAAAATAA
- a CDS encoding S1C family serine protease: protein MYDPNQNTPTGNEQNTNNSGMNNEEKNANSNTGSDAVWNGESYHSGHIHADDYTPEGYTNPSTQWQDNSAYGTTQSQQNNYTGYTQPQDPVWHQSTWQPPIYQDPAQDVKKPKKKRGKKGSRTWVRVVAGVVGGFMISACSIGAFVALVNNGVIQFGTSGSGNAAFTITKMIDNTSSTASSTSTSKLLTKQQVAAKVIPSVVLVQNYQNTSGLDFSGTSTDKSSSSSGSTYDDTSLFGGFGGDEENNGRQSSGTSSSGSGSSSEDSGSMSPAGEGSGVITSSDGYIMTNAHVVEGATALKVVLSNNKSYEAKLIGSDTVTDLALIKIDATGLTAAEFGDSSSLKIGDGVVAVGNPGGSELVSSATFGNISALNRNITDENGYSRECIQTDAAINPGNSGGALANMYGQVIGINSSKLTQVGGTSAEGLGFAIPINDAQPIISSLKQYGYVKDRAVLGISGRMIDSVTARIYGLSSTGFVIQKITNTELTKAGVTIGDMITKIDGTDVASSGTITSAVAKKKAGDTVKLSLLSLQTGTTKSVTVKLIAQTGKSA from the coding sequence ATGTATGATCCCAATCAAAATACCCCAACTGGCAACGAACAGAACACAAATAACAGCGGCATGAATAATGAAGAAAAAAATGCCAATTCTAATACGGGAAGCGATGCGGTCTGGAACGGCGAAAGCTACCATTCCGGACATATCCACGCGGATGACTACACACCGGAAGGCTACACCAACCCCTCCACCCAGTGGCAGGACAACAGCGCTTACGGCACAACGCAGTCCCAGCAGAACAATTACACCGGTTACACCCAACCGCAGGACCCCGTGTGGCACCAAAGCACCTGGCAGCCGCCGATTTATCAGGACCCCGCGCAAGACGTAAAAAAGCCCAAAAAGAAGCGCGGCAAAAAAGGCAGCCGCACCTGGGTGCGTGTGGTTGCCGGCGTCGTGGGCGGCTTCATGATTTCGGCGTGCTCCATCGGTGCGTTTGTTGCATTGGTTAACAATGGCGTCATTCAGTTTGGTACAAGCGGTTCCGGCAACGCGGCTTTCACCATTACCAAAATGATTGACAACACCAGCAGTACCGCCAGCAGCACCTCTACCAGCAAACTGCTGACCAAACAGCAGGTCGCCGCCAAGGTGATTCCGAGTGTTGTGCTTGTGCAGAATTATCAAAACACCTCCGGACTGGACTTTTCCGGCACCAGCACCGACAAGAGCAGCAGTAGCAGTGGAAGCACCTATGACGATACCAGCCTGTTCGGTGGCTTTGGCGGAGATGAAGAAAACAACGGACGCCAGAGCAGCGGAACCAGCAGCTCCGGTTCCGGTTCCTCCTCTGAGGATTCCGGCAGTATGTCTCCAGCAGGAGAAGGCTCCGGCGTCATCACCAGCAGCGACGGCTATATCATGACCAATGCCCATGTGGTGGAAGGTGCCACCGCGCTGAAAGTGGTTCTGAGCAACAACAAGAGTTACGAAGCCAAGCTGATCGGCAGCGACACGGTCACCGACCTGGCGCTGATTAAAATTGACGCAACCGGCTTGACTGCCGCCGAATTTGGCGACAGCAGCAGCCTGAAAATCGGCGACGGCGTTGTAGCTGTCGGCAATCCGGGCGGCAGTGAACTGGTTTCTAGTGCTACATTTGGGAACATTTCCGCGCTGAACCGAAACATTACGGATGAAAACGGCTACAGCCGCGAATGCATCCAGACCGATGCCGCCATTAACCCCGGCAACTCCGGCGGCGCACTTGCCAATATGTATGGGCAGGTCATCGGCATCAACTCCAGCAAGCTGACACAGGTGGGCGGCACTTCCGCAGAAGGTCTTGGCTTCGCTATTCCAATCAACGATGCACAGCCCATCATCTCCAGTCTGAAACAGTACGGCTATGTAAAAGACCGCGCGGTACTGGGCATCAGCGGTCGCATGATTGACTCCGTCACCGCCCGCATTTATGGTTTGAGCAGCACCGGCTTTGTGATTCAGAAAATCACCAACACCGAGCTGACCAAAGCAGGCGTTACCATTGGCGATATGATTACCAAAATTGACGGCACAGACGTCGCGTCGAGCGGCACCATTACCTCGGCAGTCGCGAAGAAAAAAGCCGGCGACACGGTGAAGCTTTCCTTGCTGAGCCTGCAGACCGGCACCACCAAATCGGTCACCGTGAAGTTAATCGCGCAGACCGGCAAGAGCGCCTGA